In one window of Streptomyces sp. FXJ1.172 DNA:
- a CDS encoding SCO2322 family protein — protein sequence MTAARRAASLVLTAFVLLTAAATQAHATGYRYWSFWERTGGQWTYATTGPSGVQPDDGAVEGFRFAVSADSADASRPRGAADFGTICASTPARSGTKRVAFVLDFGTPADAPSGETPPARRTACARVSGDATTAEALAAVARPLRYDTNALLCAIAGYPRTGCGEQVPAGKRASAAGKDAKDAKEGNGGSGGGPSLGLPIGAGVVALLAGAAVWQSRRRRDA from the coding sequence GTGACCGCGGCCCGCCGCGCCGCGAGCCTGGTGCTGACCGCGTTCGTCCTGCTCACGGCCGCGGCGACACAGGCGCATGCCACCGGGTACCGCTACTGGTCCTTCTGGGAGCGCACGGGCGGGCAGTGGACCTACGCCACGACGGGCCCGTCGGGTGTCCAGCCCGACGACGGCGCGGTGGAGGGCTTCCGCTTCGCGGTCAGCGCGGACTCGGCGGACGCCAGCAGGCCGCGCGGCGCGGCGGACTTCGGCACGATCTGTGCGTCCACCCCGGCCAGGTCCGGCACGAAGCGGGTGGCGTTCGTCCTCGACTTCGGCACCCCGGCGGACGCGCCGTCCGGCGAGACGCCGCCGGCCCGGCGGACGGCCTGCGCGCGTGTGTCCGGCGACGCGACGACGGCCGAGGCGCTGGCCGCCGTCGCGAGGCCCTTGCGCTACGACACCAACGCCCTGCTGTGCGCGATCGCCGGTTATCCGCGGACGGGGTGCGGGGAGCAGGTGCCGGCGGGGAAGCGGGCGTCCGCCGCAGGGAAGGACGCCAAGGACGCGAAGGAGGGGAACGGCGGCTCGGGCGGCGGACCTTCCCTCGGGTTGCCGATCGGCGCGGGCGTGGTCGCCCTGCTGGCGGGCGCGGCGGTGTGGCAGTCGCGACGGCGGCGCGATGCGTAG
- a CDS encoding prenyltransferase/squalene oxidase repeat-containing protein produces MNVRRSAAALAVAGVLAAAAPAMAAGPSPSPSPKAVLPAGLYGTTDPTYDGVWRQSLTLVAQHTLGYEPAAQAVDWLAGQQCANGAFAAFRAAPAKPCDGKVMVDTNSTAAAVQALKAAGGHEAAVDKAMAWLKSVQNEDGGWGYSPAAASDTNSTSVVIGALAAVGTNPADVRKAGESPYDLLAARSIPCGQPGGGGLAYQPDKKGKLLANADATAAGVLGALGKGFVTGAGKAPGTHECADSKHLTPAQVADNAGANLASVLAKSGHLTSTLPGATDQPDFGNTADAVVALAADGRLAQALRSYTWLENNAAHWAEQSGPAAYAQLILAAHAVGAQPGDFGGTSLVRSLNELGPAPHMASATPGTKKKSDDNSSFGAWWFVGVCLVAGIGIGFLLSGRKKRQP; encoded by the coding sequence ATGAACGTCCGCCGCAGCGCAGCGGCTCTCGCCGTCGCAGGCGTGCTGGCCGCCGCCGCGCCCGCCATGGCCGCCGGGCCGTCCCCGTCCCCGTCCCCGAAGGCCGTGCTCCCCGCCGGGCTGTACGGCACGACGGACCCCACGTACGACGGCGTGTGGCGCCAGTCGCTGACGCTGGTCGCACAGCACACGCTCGGCTACGAGCCGGCCGCGCAGGCCGTGGACTGGCTCGCCGGCCAGCAGTGCGCGAACGGCGCCTTCGCCGCGTTCCGCGCCGCCCCGGCCAAGCCCTGCGACGGCAAGGTCATGGTGGACACCAACAGCACGGCCGCCGCCGTCCAGGCCCTGAAGGCGGCCGGCGGGCACGAGGCCGCGGTCGACAAGGCCATGGCCTGGCTGAAGTCCGTGCAGAACGAGGACGGCGGCTGGGGCTACTCCCCGGCCGCCGCCAGCGACACCAACTCCACGTCCGTCGTCATCGGCGCGCTGGCCGCCGTCGGCACCAACCCGGCGGACGTCCGCAAGGCGGGCGAGTCGCCCTACGACCTGCTGGCCGCCCGGTCCATCCCCTGCGGCCAGCCCGGCGGCGGTGGCCTCGCCTACCAGCCGGACAAGAAGGGCAAGCTGCTGGCCAACGCGGACGCGACGGCGGCGGGCGTGCTCGGTGCGCTCGGCAAGGGGTTCGTCACCGGGGCCGGCAAGGCCCCCGGCACCCACGAGTGCGCCGACAGCAAGCACCTCACCCCGGCACAGGTCGCGGACAACGCGGGCGCGAACCTCGCGTCGGTCCTCGCGAAGAGCGGCCACCTGACGTCCACGCTGCCCGGCGCCACGGACCAGCCGGACTTCGGCAACACAGCGGACGCGGTCGTCGCGCTCGCCGCCGACGGCCGGCTCGCGCAGGCGCTGCGGTCGTACACCTGGCTGGAGAACAACGCCGCTCACTGGGCCGAGCAGAGCGGCCCGGCGGCCTACGCCCAGCTGATCCTCGCCGCGCACGCGGTCGGCGCGCAGCCGGGCGACTTCGGCGGCACCAGCCTCGTCCGGTCCCTCAACGAGCTGGGCCCGGCCCCGCACATGGCCTCGGCCACGCCCGGGACCAAGAAGAAGTCCGACGACAACTCGTCGTTCGGTGCCTGGTGGTTCGTCGGCGTCTGCCTCGTCGCGGGCATCGGCATCGGCTTCCTGCTGAGCGGCCGCAAGAAGCGGCAGCCGTGA